In Paenibacillus sp. G2S3, a single window of DNA contains:
- a CDS encoding GNAT family N-acetyltransferase — MSFIRIERDQYHVVKGLLSGAESAFTPFPLSILEETIDGIVYVDNQDHPQCAAVMSSDFIGGRLIGHAVNKAFNEGFISTMKDHFFVNGSANDFRLFWSTVSESWDEIIFRVFGYRVFCISRTQFEFDRHVFESLGLIGNDEGMFRMDAAMLQSYEPLRREIEGLWGSIEKYLQHDVGWVAFSSDGQGIGLCHAAFIGGGLAELSIHVNKSARSQGFGFQLARNFIGDCLNRGVIPNWTCDTQNVPSFQMAQKLGFKENKKYNLFSSIYTPILHEPSRT, encoded by the coding sequence GTGTCTTTTATTCGCATTGAAAGAGATCAGTATCATGTTGTTAAGGGATTATTATCTGGGGCGGAATCGGCATTTACGCCCTTTCCACTCTCAATTTTAGAAGAAACGATTGATGGAATCGTCTATGTAGATAACCAAGATCATCCTCAGTGTGCCGCTGTAATGTCCAGCGATTTTATCGGGGGACGTTTGATTGGTCATGCTGTTAATAAAGCGTTTAACGAAGGATTTATTTCTACGATGAAAGATCATTTTTTCGTAAATGGTTCTGCCAATGACTTTAGATTATTCTGGTCAACCGTCTCCGAATCATGGGATGAAATCATTTTTCGCGTATTCGGTTACAGGGTTTTTTGTATTAGTAGGACACAATTTGAATTTGACCGTCATGTTTTCGAAAGTCTAGGACTAATCGGAAATGACGAAGGCATGTTTAGAATGGATGCAGCGATGCTTCAGTCGTATGAACCACTACGTAGAGAGATAGAAGGTCTTTGGGGAAGTATAGAAAAATATCTACAGCATGATGTTGGATGGGTCGCTTTCTCATCAGATGGACAAGGGATAGGATTGTGTCATGCTGCATTTATTGGGGGCGGATTGGCAGAGCTCTCCATCCATGTGAATAAATCAGCGCGAAGTCAGGGTTTTGGCTTTCAACTTGCGAGAAATTTCATTGGGGATTGTTTGAATCGAGGTGTAATACCGAATTGGACTTGCGATACTCAGAACGTGCCTTCATTTCAAATGGCACAAAAATTAGGATTCAAAGAGAATAAAAAATACAATTTGTTCTCTTCGATCTATACCCCAATTTTGCATGAACCGAGTAGGACCTGA
- a CDS encoding DUF4440 domain-containing protein translates to MNVDSIKKDLLKLEEKLLEPEVRTSAIELSKLLADEFFEFSSSGKVWSKKEGLSPKGIGVVRMRLSDFDIYPLSEDTVLTTYKIFNEEKMQYSLRSSIWKYKDTKWQMIFHQGTPIA, encoded by the coding sequence ATTAACGTCGATTCGATAAAAAAAGATCTACTCAAACTTGAAGAAAAATTATTAGAACCTGAGGTTCGAACTTCAGCAATAGAGCTTTCTAAATTACTCGCGGATGAGTTTTTTGAATTTAGTAGCTCAGGCAAGGTGTGGAGTAAAAAGGAAGGGCTTAGTCCGAAAGGAATTGGTGTTGTCAGAATGCGACTAAGTGATTTTGATATTTATCCTTTGTCTGAAGATACAGTTTTAACGACTTATAAAATATTCAACGAAGAAAAAATGCAGTACTCGTTACGTAGCTCAATATGGAAATATAAAGATACAAAGTGGCAAATGATTTTCCATCAAGGTACGCCTATCGCTTAA
- a CDS encoding AAA family ATPase — MKQGILVYLNGTSSSGKTSISTELINQKEIPFYHLSIDDFFNNYNDFINNKFPDEPPREIDHQVVSQILDDSIFSVFHSTIKLLSELGFNVIVDTVIDNDKRFNEFLDQFFDQPTLFIGVICSKEELIRREQARGDRKIGLAASQFSKVYCFDEYDLEVNTEEMNPKECAEKILSFIKSNKEYSVFKKLSKRNVNVS; from the coding sequence TTGAAGCAAGGGATATTAGTTTATCTAAATGGAACTTCAAGTTCTGGAAAGACCTCCATATCGACTGAACTGATAAATCAGAAAGAGATTCCTTTTTATCATTTATCAATTGATGATTTTTTTAATAATTACAATGATTTTATTAATAATAAATTTCCAGATGAACCTCCAAGAGAAATAGATCATCAAGTTGTCTCACAAATACTTGATGATTCCATATTCTCAGTGTTCCATTCGACAATTAAATTGTTATCAGAATTGGGTTTTAATGTAATAGTAGATACCGTAATCGACAATGACAAGAGGTTTAATGAGTTCCTTGATCAATTTTTCGATCAGCCTACGTTATTTATAGGTGTAATATGCTCGAAAGAAGAACTCATAAGAAGAGAGCAAGCAAGAGGAGATAGAAAAATTGGATTAGCAGCTTCACAGTTCAGCAAAGTATATTGCTTTGATGAATATGACCTCGAAGTAAATACTGAAGAGATGAATCCAAAAGAATGTGCCGAAAAGATATTAAGTTTTATTAAGTCCAATAAGGAATACTCGGTATTTAAGAAATTAAGTAAAAGAAATGTTAATGTCTCTTAG
- a CDS encoding sensor histidine kinase, which yields MFIWGRRSKSLFVKFSASFLLVGLIPLFALSYISVQTFSGYVERYTTSNLQQMVLYMSYNLNSAFNQYNEISKLMYTGRYEGFIESYSQNQTYNVNELEQINTIPVESFLKTVLYSDSYITSVYFHRKSDDKLYYQEKENKGINFELLPYKEWLTEMAPDPSHVAIFPTHSEEYFIGSKRSVFTIGRTLIDISGRVTKEPKVVGTLFMDVDASLFNQFFRELNLGEQDDLFLLDGDGNIYFTNKNVAENGEVLEVRKDEKMIVLSEDISFLNGKVTARIHRANLFDQLFSARTTVFIAMFICAIVMILMGVWFSRRLAAPIRNLIKQMAIVESGNLDTQMVVNSNDEMGRLSHGFNRMVERLQAYIDEAYVAQIKQKQTELNALKSQIRPHYLYNTLEVIRMNAVDKDNDEVADMILSLSNQLKYVIDYGEDKVSIREELDHLRDYFYIISVRYENKFELVVDVSPEVDLNWYILKLSLQPIVENAIQHGLRSQGRGTVGLTIEKQEDKLLVTIYDDGIGMSKNKVQQLFETLEEPSSPSKNVGLKNVHERIRTVYGNEYGLSISSREHIGTSILLSFPIVENPYTVIEGEGI from the coding sequence ATGTTTATCTGGGGCCGAAGATCCAAAAGCCTATTTGTTAAGTTCTCCGCTTCTTTTTTACTAGTCGGTCTGATTCCGTTGTTTGCGCTTAGCTATATCTCTGTTCAGACTTTCTCTGGATATGTCGAGCGTTACACAACAAGCAACTTGCAGCAAATGGTGCTATATATGAGCTATAACTTGAATTCTGCGTTTAATCAGTACAATGAGATTTCCAAACTGATGTACACGGGGCGTTATGAAGGCTTTATCGAGAGTTATTCGCAGAATCAAACCTATAATGTAAATGAGCTAGAACAAATCAACACGATTCCCGTTGAATCTTTTCTAAAAACAGTTCTATACAGCGACTCTTATATCACTAGTGTTTATTTTCATAGGAAGTCAGACGATAAGCTATATTACCAGGAAAAAGAAAACAAAGGGATTAACTTCGAACTGCTGCCCTATAAAGAGTGGTTGACGGAAATGGCTCCGGATCCATCTCATGTGGCTATTTTCCCTACTCATTCCGAGGAATATTTCATAGGCTCAAAGCGCAGCGTGTTCACGATTGGCCGTACATTGATTGATATTTCTGGGCGTGTTACCAAGGAGCCTAAGGTAGTAGGAACCTTATTTATGGACGTAGATGCCTCACTATTCAACCAGTTTTTTAGGGAGCTAAATCTTGGTGAACAGGATGACCTGTTTCTGTTAGATGGCGATGGAAATATATATTTTACAAATAAGAACGTAGCCGAGAACGGCGAGGTTCTAGAGGTACGGAAAGATGAAAAAATGATCGTCCTTAGTGAGGATATTTCTTTTCTTAACGGCAAGGTGACTGCCAGAATTCATCGAGCGAATTTATTCGATCAGCTTTTTTCAGCCCGTACGACCGTGTTTATAGCAATGTTTATTTGTGCAATTGTAATGATTCTCATGGGAGTCTGGTTCTCTAGACGATTGGCTGCTCCGATACGAAACTTAATTAAGCAAATGGCTATCGTAGAATCTGGTAATCTAGATACCCAGATGGTAGTGAACAGCAATGATGAAATGGGGAGACTTAGCCATGGCTTTAACCGAATGGTCGAGCGCTTACAGGCCTATATCGATGAAGCTTACGTTGCCCAGATCAAGCAGAAGCAAACTGAGCTCAATGCTTTGAAGAGCCAGATTCGCCCGCATTATTTATACAACACCCTGGAAGTTATTCGCATGAATGCCGTGGATAAAGATAATGACGAAGTCGCCGATATGATTTTATCGTTATCCAACCAGTTGAAATATGTGATTGATTATGGGGAGGATAAAGTAAGCATTCGAGAGGAACTGGATCATCTGCGAGATTATTTCTATATCATTTCTGTACGGTATGAGAATAAATTTGAGCTTGTCGTGGATGTCTCGCCGGAAGTGGATTTGAACTGGTACATTCTGAAATTGTCTCTTCAGCCGATTGTGGAAAATGCTATTCAGCATGGACTCCGCAGTCAAGGGAGAGGTACAGTAGGGCTAACCATAGAGAAGCAAGAGGATAAGTTGCTCGTTACGATTTATGATGATGGCATCGGAATGAGTAAGAACAAGGTTCAGCAGCTATTTGAAACCCTAGAAGAGCCTAGTTCGCCTAGCAAAAATGTCGGCTTAAAAAATGTACATGAGCGGATTCGCACGGTGTATGGTAACGAGTATGGGCTATCCATCAGCAGTCGGGAGCATATTGGGACATCGATTCTTTTGTCGTTTCCAATTGTAGAGAACCCGTATACAGTCATAGAGGGAGAAGGAATATAA
- a CDS encoding DUF2691 family protein, with amino-acid sequence MNRGVQFEIPNEWGSHLGEELEPFNISQFDWYIGGEEAYQDTGEGKIEPMFHGEIYGMKWQDLSETLKSRVYYMTFANFKAYLKGEIIKDVLTYEEFLNSQCQLVLLLGDSLYVTIYCKYDKILNDLYLNGVRKGYENVEYITDENDFRTRLSVW; translated from the coding sequence ATGAACAGAGGAGTCCAATTTGAGATACCGAATGAATGGGGTAGCCATCTTGGCGAGGAACTGGAGCCTTTCAATATCAGTCAATTTGATTGGTATATTGGTGGAGAGGAAGCATATCAGGATACTGGGGAGGGTAAAATTGAACCCATGTTCCATGGAGAGATATATGGAATGAAGTGGCAAGACCTCAGTGAAACTTTGAAATCAAGAGTTTATTATATGACTTTCGCGAATTTCAAGGCATATTTAAAAGGTGAAATCATTAAAGATGTTCTCACATATGAGGAATTCTTAAATAGTCAGTGCCAGTTGGTTCTGTTGTTGGGTGACTCCTTGTACGTCACAATTTATTGTAAGTACGACAAAATACTTAATGATTTATATCTGAATGGAGTCAGAAAAGGATATGAGAACGTTGAGTATATTACCGACGAAAATGATTTTAGAACAAGGCTATCTGTGTGGTAA
- a CDS encoding DUF6713 family protein codes for MIFSINFALLLLHEMDAIRAKEWRMFIILKDMEDKRAFKVFTILHLPLYTFLLFSFISQHLLSFVIIDLFLIFHSIAHFFFEKHPNNNFKNLYSRLIIYPMGLLGLLHLVGLMYF; via the coding sequence ATGATTTTTTCAATTAATTTTGCTCTCCTACTTTTGCACGAAATGGATGCAATAAGAGCCAAAGAATGGAGAATGTTTATAATCCTAAAAGATATGGAAGATAAACGTGCATTCAAAGTATTTACAATTTTGCATCTACCGCTATATACTTTTTTACTGTTTTCATTTATAAGTCAACATCTTTTATCTTTCGTAATAATAGATCTATTTTTAATTTTTCACTCGATCGCTCATTTTTTCTTTGAGAAGCATCCAAATAATAATTTTAAGAACTTATACTCAAGATTAATTATATATCCAATGGGCTTATTGGGTTTGTTACATCTTGTTGGGTTAATGTATTTTTAG
- a CDS encoding sugar ABC transporter permease codes for MATSALNADKSFITTVNQKKKKKKWQSYALLFILPSFILYTMFVIVPTVGSVYLSFTSWDGISDDVRYIGFANFVEIWNSPRVHNALKNTMIMTISLVVLENIAAIAMAMMVDKVRWFRNFFKSVFYFPTLLSGIVMGFVWAMILNYNFGVFNQILESVGLGSWIVDWLGNPKYAMLSIILSTVWKGAGYYMIIYLAGLQGIPQELNEAASIDGAGGWQQFRHITFPLLAGSMTVCMVLSMISALKIFDQIAVMTDGGPGFETETLTYIIYKVGFGELRQGFGTALAMVLFLIILIITVFQVKVLQKREVQL; via the coding sequence ATGGCTACATCCGCATTAAATGCTGACAAGTCATTCATAACCACTGTGAACCAGAAAAAGAAAAAGAAGAAATGGCAGTCTTACGCTCTGCTGTTCATATTACCTTCATTTATTCTATACACTATGTTCGTTATTGTCCCTACGGTAGGAAGTGTCTATTTAAGTTTCACCTCATGGGATGGCATCAGCGATGACGTTAGATATATCGGCTTTGCTAACTTCGTGGAAATTTGGAATAGTCCAAGGGTGCATAATGCGCTGAAAAATACGATGATCATGACCATTTCACTTGTTGTTCTAGAGAATATTGCAGCCATTGCAATGGCTATGATGGTCGACAAGGTACGTTGGTTCCGGAATTTTTTCAAAAGTGTATTTTACTTCCCTACACTGCTTAGTGGGATTGTAATGGGTTTTGTGTGGGCGATGATTCTGAATTACAACTTTGGTGTATTCAATCAGATCTTGGAGTCTGTCGGTCTCGGAAGCTGGATTGTGGACTGGCTGGGCAATCCTAAATATGCGATGCTGTCGATTATTTTATCTACCGTTTGGAAAGGTGCCGGTTATTATATGATCATTTATCTCGCTGGGTTGCAGGGGATTCCACAGGAATTGAATGAAGCGGCCAGCATCGATGGAGCAGGGGGTTGGCAGCAGTTCCGGCATATCACCTTCCCGCTACTTGCAGGTTCAATGACAGTATGTATGGTACTATCGATGATCAGCGCTTTGAAGATCTTTGATCAAATTGCGGTCATGACCGATGGTGGTCCGGGCTTTGAGACGGAGACATTAACTTATATTATTTATAAAGTAGGCTTTGGTGAATTAAGGCAAGGTTTTGGTACGGCG
- a CDS encoding DUF4083 family protein → MQYIFLIPLAFVWAIPLVLLLKRDYLTKNKVSDKNASIEKKLDRIIELLEKDKGA, encoded by the coding sequence TTGCAATATATTTTTTTAATACCATTGGCATTTGTTTGGGCGATTCCCTTGGTTTTACTGTTAAAAAGAGATTATCTTACTAAAAACAAGGTTTCAGATAAAAATGCTAGCATAGAGAAAAAATTAGACAGAATAATAGAATTGCTTGAAAAAGATAAGGGTGCATAA
- a CDS encoding extracellular solute-binding protein: protein MYKKTMMKLSVLLLATTTALTACGGNNNSAGNSAGNTPASEAPANAPQETKKDVSFTIGYASGDPATKKAIADTVKKFTEANPNVTIKDLSETSSAAYLDWLKTKDAVGEFPDLVEMRDTEVFADAGKIVELPSDLLDLFEAPPQVDGKVWNAPLQVNAPQGIIYSKKAYADAGITELPKTYDEFIAIQEKLKTSGITPIVVGGKDIFHMGFWVNKFLIDDVYSKDSDWNSKRTAKTVSFTDANVVQGITDFKELFKNYVDKGWLSTGDNQTASILVSGKAAQLYSGTWMFTQIAEADPNFEFGFYGLPDREGKINVIGLPSPAGWSLSTEASKDADKTAAIKDFIRFFFAPEQYSNYLATINAIPSTKEKVTYDTGEQMQVALDLIADPNVVKSLAINNWWGDNLIPPQFRNWYYKLLQDLVVKDGDVIKYMKDADTEYDNQVKANQM, encoded by the coding sequence ATGTATAAAAAAACAATGATGAAATTATCCGTATTGCTGCTCGCCACAACGACAGCTCTGACTGCTTGCGGTGGCAATAATAATAGTGCCGGCAATAGTGCAGGCAATACACCAGCATCCGAAGCACCAGCAAATGCACCACAAGAGACGAAAAAAGACGTTAGCTTTACGATAGGCTATGCATCCGGAGATCCGGCGACCAAAAAAGCTATCGCCGATACGGTCAAAAAGTTTACAGAAGCTAATCCGAATGTCACCATTAAAGATTTGAGCGAAACTTCATCCGCTGCCTATCTTGACTGGCTCAAAACAAAAGATGCAGTGGGTGAATTCCCGGACCTGGTGGAAATGCGTGATACTGAAGTCTTTGCCGATGCAGGTAAAATTGTAGAGCTTCCTTCCGATCTACTAGATTTGTTCGAAGCCCCACCTCAAGTGGATGGCAAGGTGTGGAATGCACCGCTGCAAGTCAACGCACCTCAAGGAATTATCTACAGCAAAAAAGCATATGCAGATGCAGGGATCACCGAGCTTCCCAAAACCTATGACGAATTCATAGCCATTCAAGAAAAATTAAAGACTTCGGGCATTACTCCGATTGTAGTAGGCGGAAAAGACATTTTCCACATGGGCTTCTGGGTAAACAAATTCCTGATCGATGATGTCTACTCGAAAGATTCAGATTGGAACTCCAAACGCACAGCTAAAACTGTCAGCTTCACGGATGCTAATGTAGTTCAAGGGATAACTGATTTCAAAGAGCTGTTCAAGAATTATGTAGATAAAGGCTGGCTGAGCACAGGCGACAATCAAACCGCTTCGATCCTTGTTTCCGGAAAAGCCGCACAATTGTACTCCGGTACATGGATGTTTACACAAATTGCAGAAGCTGATCCAAACTTTGAATTCGGATTTTATGGTCTTCCTGACCGTGAAGGGAAAATCAATGTGATTGGTCTTCCCTCACCAGCAGGCTGGTCCTTATCCACTGAAGCTTCTAAAGATGCTGATAAGACGGCAGCGATCAAAGACTTTATCCGCTTCTTCTTCGCACCAGAACAATATTCGAATTATTTAGCAACGATAAACGCGATTCCATCCACTAAAGAGAAAGTAACATATGATACAGGCGAACAAATGCAAGTGGCTTTGGATCTTATTGCAGATCCGAATGTAGTTAAGTCTTTAGCGATCAACAACTGGTGGGGAGATAATTTGATCCCTCCACAGTTCCGTAACTGGTACTATAAGTTGCTTCAGGATCTTGTTGTGAAGGATGGAGACGTAATTAAATACATGAAAGATGCGGATACAGAGTACGACAACCAAGTGAAAGCTAATCAGATGTAA
- a CDS encoding response regulator: MKTIRVLLADDEPVILRGLKKLISWENLGLSIVGEASDGLELKQQIEEHSPDLIISDISMPGYTGIDIIRELHEAGRSVKVIFISAYQEFTYARQALQYGALDYLVKPVNKNQLEQVVSKAVSLIRQETEGERNKEKLNHYEQRNHRLTIEELLDKLTDGNKGTADTLQDMGIIALSRYVSICIVEADESSGQPSRWEERERKLIDFALSNIIKETVEQRENSYMFRKGERFCILLQHEHAEEPERLAEDLHAKINSFLKLKVSIGVGNTVDGMDEADDSYRNALKALHCKYFAGLNRVLSYRKNPFENESLIITPLHEIQSTLSIALKSQNKEQITYESSRLLQTIRIMADGNRNQAVSTVYNAILQLEQELMQFGVEAGPSVQDTSPMLQRMASLTTFQEVEEEFRLILGKMSEQISSRMGNKELKLLSQVKAYIDEHYPENITLESIAGMMFMNSYYFSSFFKKHNGQNFKNYVTEVRMNHALRLLLQSDMMVYEIADSVGYNNARHFSDMFKKKYGKLPQEYKQSFKSQSSDG, encoded by the coding sequence ATGAAGACAATTCGAGTATTACTTGCCGATGATGAACCGGTGATATTACGTGGCTTAAAAAAACTGATTTCTTGGGAAAACCTCGGACTCAGCATCGTTGGAGAAGCCAGTGACGGTCTTGAATTGAAACAACAGATCGAAGAACATAGTCCTGACTTGATTATTAGTGATATAAGCATGCCTGGCTATACAGGAATAGATATCATCCGCGAGCTTCATGAAGCTGGCAGGTCGGTAAAGGTTATTTTTATTAGCGCTTATCAGGAGTTTACATATGCCCGTCAAGCACTGCAATATGGTGCGCTGGATTACTTGGTGAAGCCAGTGAATAAGAACCAGCTGGAGCAGGTCGTTAGTAAAGCTGTTTCGCTTATTCGTCAAGAGACTGAAGGAGAACGCAACAAAGAAAAGCTGAACCATTATGAACAGAGAAACCACAGATTAACCATCGAAGAATTGCTCGATAAGCTGACGGACGGTAACAAGGGGACGGCGGATACCCTACAAGATATGGGGATTATTGCACTCAGTCGGTACGTTAGTATTTGTATAGTGGAGGCGGATGAATCCTCAGGTCAGCCATCCAGATGGGAGGAGCGTGAACGTAAGCTGATTGATTTTGCGCTCTCTAACATTATTAAGGAAACTGTAGAGCAAAGAGAGAATAGTTATATGTTCCGCAAAGGTGAACGTTTTTGCATTCTACTTCAACATGAGCATGCAGAGGAACCAGAGAGACTGGCAGAGGATCTGCATGCGAAGATTAATAGTTTTCTCAAATTGAAGGTATCCATTGGCGTGGGCAACACCGTAGACGGAATGGACGAAGCTGATGATTCTTACCGCAACGCTTTGAAAGCGCTACACTGTAAATATTTCGCAGGGCTAAATCGTGTCTTATCTTATAGAAAGAATCCTTTCGAAAATGAATCGTTAATCATAACTCCTTTGCATGAAATACAATCCACCCTAAGCATCGCCTTGAAATCTCAAAACAAAGAGCAAATAACATATGAGAGCTCGCGATTACTTCAGACGATTCGGATCATGGCTGATGGGAATAGAAATCAAGCGGTGTCTACCGTTTATAATGCGATCCTCCAACTTGAACAGGAGCTTATGCAATTTGGTGTGGAGGCAGGTCCTTCCGTTCAGGATACTAGTCCTATGCTTCAGCGAATGGCTAGTCTTACTACGTTTCAAGAAGTTGAGGAAGAGTTTCGATTGATTCTGGGTAAGATGTCTGAGCAAATCAGCAGTCGAATGGGCAACAAGGAGCTAAAGCTACTGTCACAAGTGAAGGCTTATATTGATGAGCATTATCCAGAAAACATAACGCTGGAGTCTATAGCAGGGATGATGTTTATGAACTCCTATTATTTCAGCAGCTTTTTTAAAAAGCATAACGGTCAGAACTTTAAGAACTATGTAACAGAGGTAAGAATGAATCACGCACTCCGCCTATTGCTGCAAAGCGATATGATGGTTTATGAGATTGCTGACAGTGTAGGATACAACAATGCTCGGCATTTTAGCGACATGTTTAAGAAGAAATACGGCAAACTGCCACAAGAGTATAAGCAATCCTTCAAAAGCCAATCGTCAGATGGATAG
- a CDS encoding WG repeat-containing protein encodes MGLSECFCDLLPITHNKTGTSVVYTKEWKIVSEERGQQVLKKMALTLLFTTMVFSTNVAEQSLAASATAMQAQTGDQLYPIEVNGKYGFINGKGKEVIEAVYDGYGYSGVSGGTVYVEDHAAKKQYYFSSAGSELFEYKLRDAGILYNDRAPYMTKVQNDDGATATRYGYIDSHGKVSIQPIYARAFNFSEGLARVNVGKASGYINTKGELVIPYRYSSTSDFSEGMATVVLAFGGKYGYIDTTGKLRVTPRYDYATPFSNGAAVVYVNGKYGYIDKNGNYLIKPQFSMAQPFSEGLAFVERNGVTFYINKKGTKVIQGFTAGGLFKGGLAPASQGQSYGYINTSGRFVIKSQFYWADAFNGELAVISLLVPNSREEIRGYMNRSGAIVWPPASELPNGVTKLQ; translated from the coding sequence GTGGGATTAAGTGAATGTTTTTGTGATTTATTACCAATCACGCACAACAAAACCGGTACAAGCGTCGTCTATACTAAAGAATGGAAAATAGTCTCTGAGGAGCGTGGACAACAGGTGCTTAAAAAGATGGCTCTTACCCTTCTATTTACGACGATGGTATTCAGTACAAACGTGGCGGAGCAATCGCTGGCTGCCAGTGCGACCGCTATGCAGGCGCAGACAGGCGATCAACTGTATCCGATTGAAGTTAATGGAAAATACGGTTTCATCAACGGCAAAGGCAAGGAGGTCATCGAGGCGGTGTACGACGGATACGGGTATTCAGGAGTATCCGGAGGGACGGTGTATGTAGAGGACCATGCGGCTAAAAAGCAATATTATTTCAGTTCGGCGGGCAGCGAGCTGTTCGAATACAAGCTGAGAGATGCCGGCATTCTTTATAATGACCGTGCGCCGTATATGACGAAGGTTCAGAACGATGACGGAGCTACGGCGACACGGTACGGATATATAGACAGCCATGGCAAGGTGAGCATACAGCCCATCTACGCCCGGGCGTTTAATTTCTCCGAAGGTCTGGCTCGGGTCAATGTGGGCAAAGCATCGGGGTACATCAACACGAAGGGCGAGCTGGTCATTCCGTACCGGTATAGCTCGACGTCCGATTTCTCTGAAGGTATGGCGACCGTAGTGCTTGCGTTCGGCGGCAAATACGGCTATATCGACACCACCGGCAAGCTCCGCGTTACGCCCCGGTATGATTACGCCACACCGTTTTCAAACGGGGCGGCAGTAGTTTACGTGAACGGAAAATACGGGTACATCGACAAAAACGGCAATTACCTGATAAAACCGCAGTTCAGCATGGCGCAGCCGTTCTCGGAAGGACTGGCTTTTGTCGAGCGGAATGGAGTTACCTTCTACATCAACAAGAAGGGCACCAAAGTCATCCAGGGCTTTACAGCCGGAGGTTTGTTCAAGGGCGGCCTGGCTCCGGCCAGCCAGGGGCAGAGTTACGGCTATATCAATACATCCGGCCGCTTTGTGATCAAGTCGCAATTCTATTGGGCTGACGCTTTTAACGGCGAATTAGCGGTGATCAGCTTGCTCGTTCCGAATTCGCGCGAGGAAATCAGAGGGTACATGAACCGCAGCGGAGCGATCGTCTGGCCGCCGGCTTCCGAACTTCCGAACGGAGTGACAAAACTACAGTAA
- a CDS encoding GNAT family N-acetyltransferase: protein MASLINLKDFNDLSVVNNLLSECMCSDEERVNAEITTYLEDNSRGLYGRFLNDELVGLIGVIHGSIGEVELKHISIKQDYRGKGIGRRMIHEYVQAKNIVKMKAETDKDAVGFYNKLGFTIMSLGEKYPGVERFECIFLL, encoded by the coding sequence GTGGCTTCCTTGATTAATCTAAAGGATTTTAATGACTTAAGCGTAGTTAACAATCTATTATCTGAATGCATGTGTTCTGATGAAGAAAGAGTTAATGCAGAGATAACTACATACCTTGAAGATAATTCAAGGGGACTTTATGGAAGGTTTTTAAACGATGAGTTAGTAGGTTTAATTGGCGTAATACATGGGTCAATAGGCGAAGTTGAACTAAAACATATCTCTATAAAGCAAGATTATCGCGGTAAAGGTATTGGGAGAAGGATGATACATGAATATGTGCAAGCCAAAAACATAGTAAAAATGAAAGCTGAAACTGATAAAGATGCTGTTGGGTTCTATAACAAACTTGGGTTCACGATAATGAGCCTCGGGGAAAAATACCCAGGAGTCGAACGTTTTGAATGTATTTTCTTACTATAA
- a CDS encoding AAA family ATPase — protein MKFVLIFGPQAVGKMTVGHELEMISDLKLFHNHMTIELLAPYFGFSSEMWGLSDKFRQDIFEATAVSKMYGMIFTYVWGFDLQSDWDYVDKICKIFEDQGADVYFVELEADLEERIERNKTPHRLEHKPTKRDITFSEQDLKQTMEQHRLNSLEGEIKKENYLRINNAKINAREVAEIIKNRFAL, from the coding sequence ATGAAATTTGTTTTGATATTTGGTCCTCAGGCAGTAGGTAAAATGACAGTAGGGCATGAACTGGAAATGATATCTGATTTAAAATTGTTCCACAACCATATGACGATAGAATTGCTGGCTCCATATTTTGGCTTCAGTAGTGAAATGTGGGGATTATCGGATAAATTCCGTCAAGATATATTTGAAGCAACCGCCGTCAGTAAAATGTATGGAATGATATTCACATATGTATGGGGATTCGATTTGCAGAGCGATTGGGATTATGTCGATAAAATTTGTAAAATATTTGAGGATCAAGGTGCAGATGTCTATTTTGTTGAGCTTGAAGCCGATCTTGAGGAGAGAATAGAGCGTAACAAGACTCCCCATAGACTTGAACATAAACCGACAAAGAGAGATATCACATTCTCTGAACAGGATCTAAAACAGACAATGGAGCAACATCGATTGAACTCGTTAGAGGGAGAAATTAAAAAAGAAAACTATTTGAGAATAAACAATGCGAAAATCAACGCTCGTGAAGTTGCTGAAATCATAAAAAATAGATTCGCTTTATAA